The following is a genomic window from Acidobacteriota bacterium.
CGGAGACACGGAGGCTTGTGGGTTTGTCCCCTTCTGCTCCGTGCCTCTGTGTCTCCGTGGTGGGTGTTGTCCTTTCACTGCGCGATCATTAATACGTGGACCATTTCTCCCGCAGCCAGCCGATCGCGATCTGGAGGGACGACGAGGTAGCAATCGGCGCGCGCGGTTGCGGCCATATCGCCGGAGCCTTGCCACTTCACCACCTCCACCTCGACCTTCTCGAACTCGCCGCTGAGCGTTGCCGGAAGAAAACGCGTGAGCCCCGTCTTGGTCCTGAACTCGGACTTCAACCGGACGTTCATGAAACGCAGCGGCTTGGGCGCCGCACCCGCGAGCGCGTCGAGGATGGGCCGCGCGAACAACTCGAACGTCACCATGGTCGAGACCGGATTGCCCGGCAGTCCGAGGAAGGGAACGCGGTCAGCTCCAGAGCGCGCGTCAACGCGTCCCAGCACCGCGGGACGGCCGGGCTGGATGGCCGCGCCGGTGAAAACGAACTCCGCGCC
Proteins encoded in this region:
- a CDS encoding molybdopterin molybdotransferase MoeA, whose translation is AEARAGAELLAPGTLIAHAHIALAAAVGKTGLSVYQRPRVALLSTGDEVVDIAAEPGPNQIRNSNSYSLAAQVAAAGGLPVQLPIARDEIEPLRRLIQQGLASDMLLITGGVSVGKYDLVEQVLEGLGAEFVFTGAAIQPGRPAVLGRVDARSGADRVPFLGLPGNPVSTMVTFELFARPILDALAGAAPKPLRFMNVRLKSEFRTKTGLTRFLPATLSGEFEKVEVEVVKWQGSGDMAATARADCYLVVPPDRDRLAAGEMVHVLMIAQ